In Streptomyces sp. NBC_00569, a single genomic region encodes these proteins:
- the pheT gene encoding phenylalanine--tRNA ligase subunit beta gives MRIPLSWLREYVDLPATETGRDLQAKLVDSGLEVETVEQLGAGLKGPLVVGQVLTIEELEGFKKPIRFCTVDVGRANGTGEPQEIVCGARNFAVGDKVVVVLPGAVLPGDFAIAARKTYGKTSHGMICSGDELGMGDDGSHGIIVLPPEHEVGTDAIELLELVDEVLDIAVTANRGDCLSIRGVAREAAIAYGLPLRDPALIDVPGPNEYGYPVQISEPVGCDRFTARTVTGLSPEARSPIWLQRRLQKVGMRPISLAVDITNYVMMEIGQPIHAYDRSLLQGAIGVRRAEQGEKLTTLDGAKRVLDAGDLVITDERGPIGLAGVMGGANTEIADHDNTAGATTEVVVEAAHFDAVSIARTARHHKLLSEASRRFERGVDPQATSAAAQRVVDLLVLLAGGTADAGVTEVIAPSAPHTIRIPADHADKVAGVVYGRETVVRRLQQVGCDVYGQDTLTVTVPSWRPDLVEPNDLAEEVIRLEGYENLPSTLPRPPAGRGLTERQRLHRRVGRALAGAGYVEALNYPFISDETLGKLGIEQDDPRRTTVKLVNPLSDEEPALRTTMLPGLLEALRRNDGRGSHDLALFETGLVFRPTGEETAAARLPVDRRPTDEEIAGLDAALPRQPRRAAVVLAGAREQDGWWGKGRQGDWADAVEAARTVAREARVELIVRNDQHAPWHPGRCAALYVVLDGEETLVGHAGELHPRVIKALHLPERSCAMEVDLDLVERAGTGALRAPRISTFPVATQDVALVVDASVPAADVEKALREGAGELLESLRLFDVFTGEQLGEGHKSLAYALRFRATDRTLTVDEASAARDAAVALAAERTGAVLRGA, from the coding sequence ATGCGTATCCCGCTTTCCTGGCTGCGGGAGTACGTCGATCTCCCCGCCACCGAGACCGGCCGCGACCTGCAGGCCAAGCTCGTCGACAGCGGCCTCGAGGTCGAGACCGTCGAGCAGCTCGGCGCCGGCCTCAAGGGCCCCCTCGTCGTCGGTCAGGTGCTGACCATCGAGGAGCTGGAGGGCTTCAAGAAGCCCATCCGCTTCTGCACCGTCGACGTCGGCCGGGCCAACGGCACGGGCGAGCCGCAGGAGATCGTCTGCGGCGCCCGTAACTTCGCCGTCGGCGACAAGGTCGTCGTGGTGCTGCCGGGCGCAGTCCTGCCCGGCGACTTCGCGATCGCCGCGCGCAAGACGTACGGCAAGACCTCGCACGGCATGATCTGCTCCGGCGACGAGCTGGGCATGGGCGACGACGGAAGCCACGGCATCATCGTGCTGCCGCCGGAGCACGAGGTCGGTACCGACGCCATCGAGCTGCTCGAACTGGTCGACGAGGTCCTCGACATCGCCGTCACCGCCAACCGCGGCGACTGCCTGTCGATCCGCGGCGTCGCCCGCGAGGCGGCCATCGCGTACGGGCTCCCGCTGCGCGACCCGGCGCTCATCGACGTTCCCGGGCCGAACGAGTACGGCTACCCCGTGCAGATCTCCGAGCCCGTCGGCTGCGACCGCTTCACCGCGCGCACCGTCACCGGCCTCAGCCCCGAGGCGCGCTCCCCGATCTGGCTGCAGCGCCGTCTGCAGAAGGTCGGCATGCGTCCGATCTCGCTCGCCGTCGACATCACCAACTACGTGATGATGGAGATCGGCCAGCCGATCCACGCGTACGACCGCTCCCTCCTCCAGGGTGCGATCGGTGTGCGCAGGGCCGAGCAGGGCGAGAAGCTCACCACTCTCGACGGGGCCAAGCGCGTCCTGGACGCCGGGGACCTGGTGATCACCGACGAGCGCGGTCCGATCGGCCTCGCCGGGGTCATGGGCGGCGCCAACACGGAGATCGCGGACCACGACAACACGGCCGGTGCCACCACCGAGGTCGTCGTCGAGGCCGCACACTTCGACGCCGTCTCCATCGCCCGCACCGCGCGCCACCACAAGCTGTTGTCCGAGGCGTCCAGGCGCTTCGAGCGCGGCGTCGACCCGCAGGCCACGTCGGCCGCAGCCCAGCGCGTTGTGGACCTGCTCGTGCTGCTCGCGGGCGGCACCGCCGACGCCGGCGTCACCGAGGTCATCGCGCCCTCCGCGCCGCACACCATCAGGATCCCGGCCGACCACGCCGACAAGGTCGCGGGTGTCGTGTACGGCCGCGAGACCGTCGTGCGCCGCCTCCAGCAGGTCGGCTGCGACGTCTACGGGCAGGACACCCTGACCGTCACCGTGCCGTCCTGGCGGCCCGACCTCGTGGAGCCGAACGACCTGGCCGAAGAGGTCATCCGCCTGGAGGGCTACGAGAACCTGCCCTCCACGCTGCCCCGGCCCCCGGCCGGCCGCGGCCTCACCGAGCGCCAGAGGCTGCACCGCCGCGTCGGCCGCGCCCTGGCGGGCGCCGGTTACGTCGAGGCGCTGAACTACCCGTTCATCAGCGACGAGACGCTCGGCAAGCTCGGCATCGAGCAGGACGACCCGCGCCGCACCACGGTCAAGCTGGTCAACCCGCTCTCCGACGAGGAGCCCGCGCTCCGCACGACGATGCTGCCGGGCCTCCTGGAGGCGCTGCGACGCAACGACGGCCGTGGCTCGCACGACCTGGCGCTCTTCGAGACCGGCCTGGTCTTCCGGCCGACCGGTGAGGAGACCGCGGCGGCCCGTCTGCCCGTCGACCGGCGTCCCACGGACGAGGAGATCGCCGGCCTCGACGCCGCGCTGCCGCGTCAGCCGCGCCGCGCCGCCGTCGTCCTCGCGGGCGCCCGGGAGCAGGACGGCTGGTGGGGCAAGGGCCGGCAGGGCGACTGGGCGGACGCCGTCGAGGCGGCCCGCACCGTCGCCCGCGAGGCGCGCGTCGAGCTGATCGTCCGCAACGACCAGCACGCGCCGTGGCACCCGGGCCGGTGCGCCGCGCTGTACGTCGTGCTTGACGGCGAGGAGACCCTCGTCGGCCACGCCGGTGAGCTGCACCCGCGCGTCATCAAGGCGCTGCACCTGCCCGAGCGCAGCTGCGCCATGGAGGTCGACCTCGACCTCGTCGAGCGGGCCGGCACCGGCGCGCTCCGGGCGCCGCGGATCTCCACGTTCCCCGTGGCCACGCAGGACGTCGCGCTCGTCGTCGACGCCTCCGTGCCGGCCGCCGACGTGGAGAAGGCGCTGCGCGAGGGGGCGGGTGAACTCCTCGAGTCCCTCCGCCTGTTCGACGTGTTCACGGGTGAGCAGCTCGGTGAGGGCCACAAGTCCCTCGCCTACGCGCTGCGCTTCCGCGCCACTGACCGCACGCTGACCGTCGACGAGGCCTCCGCGGCCCGCGACGCGGCGGTGGCGCTGGCCGCCGAGCGCACCGGGGCGGTGCTGCGCGGGGCCTGA
- a CDS encoding 3-hydroxybutyryl-CoA dehydrogenase yields MGDIQRVGVVGCGQMGAGIAEVCARAGLDVMVAETTGEALEIGRTRLHNSLSKAAERGKISAEELAETLARLSFTTDLGEFSDRDLVIEAVVENEQVKTEIFQVLDQVVTRQDAILASNTSSIPLVKLAVATSRPDHVIGIHFFNPAPVQKLVELIPALTTSEGTISRAQALVEKILGKHAIRAQDRSGFVVNALLIPYLLSAIRMFESGIASREDIDNGMELGCAHPMGPLKLSDLIGLDTVASVADSMYAEFKEPLYAAPPLLQRMVDAGRLGRKTGSGFYQYS; encoded by the coding sequence ATGGGGGACATCCAGCGCGTCGGAGTGGTGGGCTGCGGCCAGATGGGAGCCGGGATCGCAGAGGTCTGCGCCCGCGCCGGTCTGGACGTCATGGTGGCGGAGACCACCGGAGAAGCCCTGGAGATCGGCCGTACCCGGCTGCACAACTCCCTCTCCAAGGCGGCCGAGCGCGGCAAGATCAGCGCGGAGGAGCTGGCCGAGACCCTGGCCCGCCTGAGCTTCACCACCGACCTCGGGGAGTTCTCCGACCGGGACCTCGTCATCGAGGCCGTCGTCGAGAACGAGCAGGTCAAGACCGAGATCTTCCAGGTCCTCGACCAGGTCGTCACCCGGCAGGACGCCATCCTGGCCTCCAACACCTCCTCGATCCCGCTGGTCAAGCTGGCCGTGGCGACCTCGCGCCCCGACCACGTCATCGGTATCCACTTCTTCAACCCGGCGCCCGTGCAGAAGCTCGTCGAGCTGATCCCGGCCCTCACCACCTCCGAGGGCACCATCAGCCGCGCCCAGGCCCTCGTCGAGAAGATCCTCGGCAAGCACGCGATCCGCGCCCAGGACCGCTCGGGCTTCGTGGTCAACGCGCTGCTGATCCCGTATCTGCTCTCCGCGATCCGGATGTTCGAGTCGGGCATCGCCAGCCGCGAGGACATCGACAACGGCATGGAGCTCGGCTGCGCCCACCCCATGGGCCCGCTCAAGCTCTCCGACCTCATCGGCCTCGACACCGTCGCCTCGGTCGCCGACTCGATGTACGCCGAGTTCAAGGAGCCGCTGTACGCCGCTCCCCCGCTGCTCCAGCGGATGGTCGACGCGGGCCGTCTCGGCCGCAAGACGGGGTCGGGTTTCTACCAGTACTCATGA
- a CDS encoding glycoside hydrolase family 10 protein: MRHLSRRGFTVAAAAALTGLAAGDAAASGSRHAPVARDMRGTWLATVANRDWPSKPGLSAAQQRAELIAHLDTAVGRHLNAVVFQVRPTADALWPSPYEPWSNVLTGVQGKSPGWDPLGTAVTEAHRRGLELHAWFNPYRIANHTDLSRLVSTHPARLHPDWVVPYGGKLYYNPGLPDVRKFVQDAMLDAVRRYDIDAVHWDDYFYPYPVAGQVFDDDEAYAAYGGGFPDRASWRRDNTDRLVREMAASVKRIRPRTQFGISPFGVWRNAATDPLGSDTRAGVQTYDDLHADTRKWVRERWIDYICPQIYWNIGFAAADYAKLVPWWSDVARGTGVRLYAGEALYKAGDPAQPAPWQDPAELSRHLTFAERYPQVNGHVFFSAKEVGADRIGAMARVVEDHY, encoded by the coding sequence ATGAGGCATTTGTCACGCAGGGGCTTCACGGTCGCGGCGGCGGCCGCGCTGACCGGGCTCGCCGCGGGGGACGCGGCCGCCTCGGGGTCCCGTCACGCGCCGGTGGCCCGCGACATGCGGGGCACGTGGCTGGCGACGGTGGCCAACCGGGACTGGCCGTCGAAGCCGGGACTGAGCGCGGCCCAGCAGCGTGCGGAGCTCATCGCCCACCTCGACACGGCGGTGGGCCGGCACCTGAACGCCGTGGTCTTCCAGGTCCGGCCGACGGCCGACGCGCTGTGGCCCTCCCCGTACGAGCCCTGGTCGAACGTCCTCACGGGGGTGCAGGGCAAGAGTCCGGGCTGGGACCCGCTCGGCACGGCCGTCACGGAGGCGCACCGGCGCGGGCTCGAACTGCACGCCTGGTTCAACCCCTACCGGATCGCGAACCACACGGACCTCTCCCGTCTCGTGTCCACGCACCCGGCCCGCCTGCACCCCGACTGGGTCGTCCCCTACGGCGGGAAGCTCTACTACAACCCGGGCCTGCCCGATGTGCGCAAGTTCGTCCAGGACGCGATGCTCGACGCCGTCCGCCGCTACGACATCGACGCCGTGCACTGGGACGACTACTTCTACCCGTATCCGGTCGCGGGCCAGGTCTTCGACGACGACGAGGCCTACGCGGCGTACGGCGGGGGCTTCCCGGACCGGGCGTCATGGCGGCGCGACAACACCGACCGGCTCGTGCGCGAGATGGCCGCGAGCGTGAAGCGGATCAGGCCGCGCACCCAGTTCGGGATCAGCCCCTTCGGCGTGTGGCGCAACGCGGCGACGGACCCGCTCGGCTCGGACACCCGGGCCGGGGTGCAGACGTACGACGACCTGCACGCCGACACCCGCAAGTGGGTGCGCGAGCGCTGGATCGACTACATCTGCCCGCAGATCTACTGGAACATCGGCTTCGCCGCCGCCGACTACGCGAAGCTCGTGCCGTGGTGGTCGGACGTCGCACGCGGGACGGGGGTGCGCCTCTACGCGGGCGAGGCCCTCTACAAGGCGGGCGATCCGGCGCAGCCCGCCCCGTGGCAGGATCCGGCCGAACTCTCCCGCCACCTCACCTTCGCCGAGCGCTATCCGCAGGTGAACGGACATGTGTTCTTCTCGGCGAAGGAGGTGGGCGCCGACCGGATCGGCGCGATGGCCCGGGTGGTCGAGGACCACTACTGA
- a CDS encoding NUDIX domain-containing protein, protein MQWTKQNEQTVYENRWFRVNLADVELPDGRHLDHFVIRLRPVAVATVVNETNEVLLLWRHRFITDSWGWELPAGVVEDGEDIAAAAARELEEETGWRPGPLRHLMSVEPSNGLEDARHHVYWAEEGSYIGRPEDDFESDRREWVPLKLVPDMVARGEVPAANMAAALLMLHHLRLGQDAPA, encoded by the coding sequence GTGCAGTGGACGAAACAGAACGAACAAACGGTGTATGAAAACCGCTGGTTCCGGGTCAATCTCGCGGATGTGGAGCTCCCGGACGGCCGGCATCTCGACCACTTCGTCATACGGCTGCGGCCGGTCGCCGTGGCCACCGTGGTCAACGAGACCAACGAGGTGCTGCTCCTGTGGCGGCACCGCTTCATCACCGACAGCTGGGGCTGGGAGCTCCCGGCGGGAGTGGTCGAGGACGGCGAGGACATCGCCGCCGCGGCCGCCAGGGAACTGGAGGAGGAGACCGGCTGGCGGCCGGGACCCTTACGCCATCTGATGAGCGTGGAGCCGTCCAACGGTCTCGAGGACGCCAGGCACCACGTCTACTGGGCCGAGGAGGGTTCGTACATCGGCCGTCCCGAGGACGACTTCGAGTCGGACCGCAGGGAGTGGGTCCCTCTCAAGCTCGTCCCTGACATGGTCGCCCGCGGCGAGGTCCCGGCCGCCAACATGGCGGCCGCGCTGCTGATGCTGCACCATCTCAGGCTGGGGCAGGATGCCCCGGCCTGA
- the pheS gene encoding phenylalanine--tRNA ligase subunit alpha: MSAPNKSYDPVEVEALKPEEIERMRDEALAAFAAADSLGALQEAKVAHTGGTSPLSLANREIGALPPQAKAEAGKRVGMARGAVSKALAARQSELEAERDARVLVEEAVDVTLPYDRIPAGARHPLTTLSERIEDVFVAMGYEVAEGPEVEAEWFNFDALNIGPDHPARGTQDTFFVEGPQGPKGEGATESNVVLRTHTSPVQIRSMLDREPPVYVICPGRVYRSDELDATHTPVFMQVELLAIDEGLTMADLKGTLDHMVQALFGEGMKTRLRPNFFPFTEPSAEMDMVCYVCRGESVGNPDRPCRTCSSEGWIELGGCGMVNPKVLTAAGIDPEKYSGFAFGFGIERMLMFRHNVEDMRDMVEADVRFTRPFGMEI, encoded by the coding sequence ATGTCGGCACCGAATAAGTCGTACGACCCTGTTGAGGTCGAGGCCTTGAAACCGGAAGAGATCGAGCGCATGCGGGACGAGGCGCTCGCCGCCTTCGCGGCCGCGGACTCCCTCGGCGCGCTCCAGGAGGCCAAGGTCGCCCACACCGGCGGCACCTCGCCCCTGTCGCTCGCCAACCGCGAGATCGGCGCCCTGCCCCCGCAGGCCAAGGCCGAGGCCGGCAAGCGCGTCGGCATGGCCCGCGGCGCCGTCAGCAAGGCGCTGGCCGCCCGCCAGTCGGAGCTCGAGGCCGAGCGCGACGCGCGCGTCCTGGTCGAGGAGGCCGTGGATGTCACGCTGCCCTACGACCGGATCCCGGCCGGCGCCCGCCACCCCCTGACGACGCTCTCCGAGCGCATCGAGGACGTCTTCGTGGCCATGGGCTACGAGGTCGCCGAGGGCCCCGAGGTCGAGGCGGAGTGGTTCAACTTCGACGCCCTGAACATCGGCCCCGACCACCCGGCGCGCGGCACGCAGGACACCTTCTTCGTCGAGGGCCCCCAGGGACCGAAGGGGGAAGGTGCGACCGAGTCGAACGTCGTGCTGCGCACCCACACGTCCCCCGTGCAGATCCGGTCCATGCTCGACCGCGAGCCGCCGGTCTACGTGATCTGCCCGGGCCGCGTCTACCGCTCCGACGAGCTGGACGCCACGCACACCCCCGTCTTCATGCAGGTCGAGCTCCTCGCCATCGACGAGGGCCTGACCATGGCCGACCTCAAGGGCACCCTCGACCACATGGTCCAGGCGCTCTTCGGTGAGGGCATGAAGACCCGGCTGCGCCCGAACTTCTTCCCGTTCACCGAGCCGTCCGCCGAGATGGACATGGTCTGCTACGTGTGCCGCGGCGAGTCCGTCGGCAACCCGGACCGGCCGTGCCGCACCTGCTCCTCCGAGGGCTGGATCGAGCTCGGCGGCTGCGGCATGGTCAACCCCAAGGTGCTGACCGCGGCGGGCATCGACCCCGAGAAGTACAGCGGATTCGCCTTCGGGTTCGGCATCGAGCGGATGCTGATGTTCCGCCACAACGTCGAAGACATGCGAGACATGGTTGAGGCTGACGTCCGGTTCACCCGGCCGTTCGGGATGGAGATCTGA
- a CDS encoding PP2C family protein-serine/threonine phosphatase: MIRNHPRTPSRPPRTPFRSRLTRSRARSLRVRRALDLALPTAWGAVAITFKLACPLAQENGLGARIASSAVFFAVGTGLILHVRRGLRREVRQLRRIAGAAQNVLLRPLPPRIDGLAIAAGQLSADRGATVGGDLYEVIATDHGVRVVMGDVRGHGLAALATVAAVLGSFREAAHDEAELTCVLRRLERAMARHLRERSRDEHPAAGGAEPVSPVAEEFVTVLLLEIRQDGEVLALNCGHPWPYLLRSHTGPAAVARGYAELVVGGEPLPPLGPFPLPAELPVVACGRLLPGEGLLLHTDGLEDARDARGRFFPLPAALAEAVRVQPVVPEAVIRAVCAQLLRHTGGLPNDDAALLVVRNDRRRVPLQHGEPRVHSAAK; the protein is encoded by the coding sequence ATGATCCGTAACCATCCGAGGACGCCCTCCCGACCACCCCGCACCCCCTTCAGGTCCCGGCTCACCCGCTCCCGCGCCCGATCCCTTCGTGTGCGCCGCGCGCTCGATCTGGCGCTGCCCACGGCCTGGGGCGCCGTGGCGATCACCTTCAAGCTGGCCTGCCCGCTCGCGCAGGAGAACGGACTCGGCGCGCGCATCGCGTCGAGCGCCGTGTTCTTCGCCGTCGGTACGGGTCTGATACTCCATGTGCGGCGCGGCCTCCGGCGCGAGGTGCGCCAGCTGCGCAGGATCGCGGGGGCCGCACAGAACGTGCTGCTGCGCCCGCTGCCGCCCCGTATCGACGGCCTGGCCATCGCGGCGGGGCAGCTCTCGGCCGACCGGGGCGCCACCGTGGGCGGTGACCTCTACGAGGTCATCGCCACCGACCACGGTGTGCGGGTCGTCATGGGGGACGTCCGCGGGCACGGCCTCGCCGCCCTCGCGACCGTCGCCGCCGTCCTCGGGAGCTTCCGCGAGGCCGCGCACGACGAGGCCGAACTGACCTGCGTGCTGAGGCGGCTCGAGCGGGCCATGGCCCGGCATCTGCGCGAGCGGTCGCGGGACGAGCACCCCGCGGCCGGCGGCGCCGAACCGGTCAGTCCGGTCGCGGAGGAGTTCGTCACCGTTCTGCTCCTGGAGATCCGGCAGGACGGGGAGGTGCTCGCGCTCAACTGCGGGCACCCCTGGCCGTATCTGCTCCGGAGCCATACGGGTCCCGCAGCCGTGGCGCGTGGATACGCCGAGTTGGTCGTGGGCGGTGAACCCCTGCCGCCGCTCGGCCCGTTCCCGCTGCCGGCCGAACTGCCCGTCGTCGCGTGCGGGCGGCTTCTTCCCGGAGAGGGGCTGCTGCTCCACACCGACGGGCTCGAGGACGCGCGGGACGCCCGTGGCCGGTTCTTCCCGCTGCCCGCCGCGCTCGCCGAGGCCGTACGCGTCCAGCCGGTCGTCCCCGAGGCCGTCATCCGTGCCGTGTGCGCCCAACTCCTTCGCCACACGGGCGGGTTGCCGAACGACGACGCCGCGCTCCTCGTCGTGCGCAACGACCGCAGGCGAGTTCCCCTGCAGCACGGGGAGCCCCGCGTTCACAGCGCTGCCAAGTGA
- a CDS encoding transcriptional regulator yields MQPNTLLDAILDEAGISHAGLAAHVNQAGRARGLALRYEHTAVARWLKGQRPRGQVPDLICEVLAARLHRPVTLDDIGLGMPGEPATPHGQSLSGFVERATALWRSDEQQRPHILGAPAVTGTPAVMPVWEWENPPEDTDVSRGGRHRVSAADLEMMRSARTHYEQMYRKAGGIATRTRIVGFLNAEAAPLLRGSYTDETGRQLHRATGGLVAIAGICAYDSDAHGLAQRYFHQALRLAKASGDRGLGAYVIALLVNQSLHMRQYRQSVAFAEAALRAAGRHITPALASDLYAMQAKAYAHLGDGSGALSCIRRAESAADRIRRGHEPDETGYVQPGLVNVQVAEALLSLGDLTSAREHAAAAVHNPAHDRGRVHRLAMLSQIELRQGNAEKAVAIAVEMAERARGMESQRLRDRLRAVREHLVRNGCAGTAEAAELIDGALRVPL; encoded by the coding sequence ATGCAGCCCAACACCTTGCTCGACGCGATCCTCGACGAGGCCGGGATCTCCCATGCGGGCCTCGCCGCACATGTGAACCAGGCGGGCCGCGCCAGGGGACTCGCCCTGCGCTACGAACACACTGCCGTCGCACGGTGGTTGAAGGGCCAGCGGCCACGGGGCCAGGTGCCCGACCTCATCTGCGAGGTCCTCGCCGCCCGCCTGCACCGCCCCGTCACCCTCGACGACATCGGCCTGGGCATGCCCGGCGAACCGGCCACCCCGCACGGCCAGAGCCTGTCCGGATTCGTCGAGCGGGCCACCGCCCTGTGGCGTTCGGACGAACAGCAGCGGCCCCACATACTGGGCGCCCCCGCGGTCACCGGCACTCCGGCCGTGATGCCCGTGTGGGAGTGGGAGAACCCGCCCGAGGACACCGATGTGTCGCGCGGCGGGCGCCACCGGGTCAGCGCCGCCGACCTGGAGATGATGCGCTCGGCCCGTACGCACTACGAGCAGATGTACCGCAAGGCCGGCGGCATCGCGACGCGCACCCGCATCGTCGGCTTCCTCAACGCGGAGGCGGCGCCCCTGCTGCGCGGCAGCTACACCGACGAGACGGGCCGCCAACTGCACCGCGCCACCGGCGGGTTGGTCGCCATCGCGGGCATCTGTGCCTACGACTCCGACGCGCACGGCCTCGCCCAGCGCTACTTCCACCAGGCCCTGCGCCTCGCCAAGGCGAGCGGTGACCGGGGTCTCGGCGCCTATGTCATCGCCCTCCTGGTCAACCAGTCGCTCCACATGCGGCAGTACCGGCAGTCGGTGGCCTTCGCGGAGGCCGCGCTGCGGGCCGCCGGACGGCACATCACACCCGCGCTCGCCTCGGATCTGTACGCGATGCAGGCCAAGGCGTACGCACATCTCGGCGACGGCAGCGGCGCCCTGTCCTGTATCCGGCGAGCCGAGTCGGCCGCCGACCGCATCCGGCGCGGCCATGAACCGGACGAGACGGGCTATGTCCAGCCCGGACTGGTCAACGTGCAGGTGGCAGAGGCCCTGTTGAGCCTCGGCGACCTCACCTCGGCGCGTGAACACGCGGCGGCGGCCGTGCACAACCCCGCCCACGACCGGGGGCGGGTGCACCGCCTCGCCATGCTCAGCCAGATCGAGCTGAGACAGGGAAACGCCGAGAAGGCCGTCGCGATCGCCGTCGAGATGGCCGAACGGGCGCGGGGAATGGAGTCTCAGCGGCTGCGCGACAGACTCCGGGCGGTGCGCGAACACCTGGTGCGCAACGGCTGTGCCGGCACGGCCGAGGCCGCCGAACTCATCGACGGGGCACTGCGCGTACCGCTCTGA
- a CDS encoding DMT family transporter — translation MRTESSATTATGIAVDAGAAPAADTAARPGPTPLTAKATRGGTVLAALGVTAFSLTFPATAWGLEGFGPWSLVTVRSVLAAVIAGSCLLALRVAVPERRHWAGLAVVGAGVVLGFPLLTTLALETATTAHSAVVVGLLPLTTALLSALRTGARPSRSFWIAACAGAAAVIAFTVQQSGGTLTTADLYLFGALLICAAGYTEGGRLARVMPGWQVIAWALVMCLPVAVPGALVALSHEPVHLTGHAVAGLLWVAAGSQFVGLVVWYRGMAVIGIPKASQLQLAQPLLTLVWSVFLLGEHLSPAAPLTAAAVLVCIAVTQRSRG, via the coding sequence ATGAGGACAGAGAGTAGCGCTACTACCGCCACTGGGATAGCAGTTGACGCCGGCGCGGCCCCCGCCGCGGACACCGCGGCACGTCCTGGACCCACCCCCCTGACGGCGAAGGCGACCCGTGGCGGGACCGTCCTCGCCGCGCTCGGTGTCACCGCCTTCTCGCTCACCTTCCCCGCCACCGCCTGGGGGCTCGAAGGGTTCGGGCCGTGGAGTCTCGTCACGGTGCGGAGCGTCCTCGCCGCCGTGATCGCCGGCTCCTGTCTGCTCGCGCTGCGCGTCGCCGTCCCCGAGCGCCGCCACTGGGCCGGTCTCGCCGTGGTCGGCGCGGGCGTCGTGCTCGGGTTCCCGTTGCTCACGACGCTCGCCCTGGAGACGGCCACCACCGCGCACTCCGCCGTCGTCGTCGGCCTGCTGCCCCTGACGACCGCCCTGCTCTCTGCGCTGCGCACCGGCGCGCGGCCCTCGCGGAGCTTCTGGATCGCGGCATGCGCGGGCGCCGCCGCCGTGATCGCGTTCACCGTGCAGCAGAGCGGCGGCACGCTCACGACCGCCGACCTGTACCTCTTCGGCGCACTCCTCATCTGCGCCGCCGGTTACACGGAGGGCGGCCGCCTGGCCCGCGTGATGCCGGGCTGGCAGGTCATCGCCTGGGCACTCGTGATGTGTCTGCCGGTCGCCGTGCCGGGTGCGCTCGTCGCGCTGAGCCACGAGCCGGTGCACCTGACGGGGCACGCCGTCGCGGGGCTGCTCTGGGTGGCCGCGGGCTCGCAGTTCGTGGGCCTGGTCGTCTGGTACCGCGGCATGGCCGTCATCGGCATCCCCAAGGCGAGCCAGCTCCAGCTGGCCCAGCCGCTGCTCACCCTGGTCTGGTCGGTGTTCCTGCTCGGCGAGCACCTCTCCCCCGCCGCGCCGCTGACCGCGGCGGCCGTGCTCGTGTGCATCGCCGTGACGCAACGGTCCCGCGGCTGA
- a CDS encoding DUF1918 domain-containing protein, whose protein sequence is MRATKGDHLRVHGRTVGEHDRVAEIVEIMGHDGEPPFRVRFQDGHEAVMSPGPDSVVQHEEPAP, encoded by the coding sequence ATGCGTGCCACCAAGGGCGACCATCTGCGGGTGCACGGCAGGACCGTGGGCGAGCACGACCGGGTCGCCGAAATCGTCGAAATCATGGGCCACGACGGCGAGCCGCCGTTCAGGGTCCGCTTCCAGGACGGCCACGAGGCGGTGATGTCACCGGGTCCCGACTCTGTCGTGCAGCACGAGGAGCCGGCCCCCTAG